In Rhizobium jaguaris, a single window of DNA contains:
- a CDS encoding HlyD family secretion protein has protein sequence MDLLLILTYAAICWTIFKVFRIPVNQWTLATAVLGGIFLISALLLIMSYNHPYSSDGRIYFTSAPVIPTVGGQVVEVPVTPNVPLKKGDVLFRIDPRPYQFVVDQKRAALAEAEQNVLQLKAALDAANAGVVGAEASRDRALQAFQKFQDSNENAKSSGRGAVYSELEVENRRGLYLTAEATADTARAQAAQARLAYESDINGTNPTVARLKAELGNAEYELDQTTVRAPSDGYVTQVFLRPGMMANPLPLRPVMVFIDSADRILAAAFIQNSLQRVRAGDEAEVAFRAVPGKIFKARVAQVIDVMAQGQLQPSGALIDPQSPERVAPGQTLAGIELLEPTDQYQLPGGAVASVAVYTDHWHHVAILRKVLLRMSSWMNYVFLEH, from the coding sequence ATGGATCTGCTCCTTATTCTTACCTATGCCGCGATCTGCTGGACGATCTTTAAGGTGTTCCGGATTCCGGTAAACCAATGGACGCTTGCAACGGCCGTCCTTGGCGGGATCTTTCTGATCTCCGCCCTGCTGCTTATCATGAGCTACAACCATCCCTATTCCAGCGATGGGCGCATCTATTTCACCTCTGCACCCGTCATCCCCACTGTCGGCGGGCAGGTCGTGGAAGTGCCCGTCACGCCAAATGTGCCGCTGAAGAAGGGCGATGTCCTCTTCCGCATCGATCCGCGACCATACCAGTTCGTCGTCGATCAAAAGAGGGCAGCGCTGGCCGAGGCGGAGCAGAATGTCCTTCAATTGAAGGCTGCGCTCGATGCCGCCAATGCCGGGGTGGTCGGAGCAGAAGCCTCGCGAGATCGTGCGTTGCAGGCGTTCCAGAAATTCCAGGACTCAAACGAGAACGCGAAATCCAGTGGCCGGGGCGCTGTCTATTCCGAACTCGAAGTCGAAAACCGCCGCGGGCTTTATCTGACGGCCGAAGCGACCGCCGACACGGCACGCGCGCAGGCGGCGCAGGCGAGACTCGCTTATGAATCCGACATCAATGGCACGAATCCTACCGTGGCCAGACTGAAGGCGGAACTGGGCAATGCGGAATACGAGCTGGATCAGACGACGGTGCGCGCACCTAGCGACGGTTACGTGACGCAAGTCTTTCTCCGTCCGGGGATGATGGCGAACCCATTGCCGCTGCGTCCGGTTATGGTGTTCATCGATAGTGCGGACCGAATCCTTGCCGCTGCGTTCATTCAGAATTCGTTGCAGCGTGTGCGCGCCGGTGATGAAGCCGAGGTCGCGTTCAGGGCGGTTCCCGGCAAGATCTTCAAGGCCCGCGTCGCACAAGTCATCGATGTGATGGCCCAGGGTCAGCTTCAGCCGAGCGGAGCGCTGATAGACCCGCAGTCGCCCGAACGCGTCGCCCCAGGACAGACGCTGGCGGGCATCGAACTGCTAGAGCCGACCGACCAGTATCAGCTGCCAGGGGGCGCCGTCGCATCGGTCGCGGTCTATACCGACCACTGGCACCATGTCGCGATCCTTCGCAAGGTCCTCCTGCGTATGAGCAGCTGGATGAACTACGTCTTCCTCGAGCACTGA